From a single Couchioplanes caeruleus genomic region:
- a CDS encoding AMP-binding protein — translation MLSYASGTSDVPLLGETIGANLERTVAAFGDREALVDVPTGRRWTYAEFDAAINDVARGLLARGIAKGDRVGIWAPNCAEWVLVQYATAKIGAILVNVNPAYRTHELDYVVRQSGMRLLISAVGFKTSDYRAMIGEIGFAETVFIGTGDWDALVAAGVGADLTARAATLAFDDPINIQYTSGTTGFPKGATLSHHNILNNGYFVGELVGYTERDRICIPVPLYHCFGMVMGNLAATSHGAAMVLPAQGFDPAAALRAVTEEKCTSLYGVPTMFIAELGLADFPAYDLSSLRTGIMAGSPCPVEVMKRVVAEMNMAEVAICYGMTETSPVSTMTRADDSLDRRTGTVGRVMPHLESKVVDPASGLVVPRGEPGELCTRGYSVMLGYWNQPEATADAIDTARWMHTGDLATMDQDGYVNIVGRIKDLVIRGGENVYPREVEEFLYTHPDIADVQVIGVPDEKYGEELMAWLVMRPDTEPLTTEAVREFCAGRLAHFKVPRYIHVVEGFPMTVTGKVRKVEMREKAVEILNLHNASQIRNA, via the coding sequence ATGCTCTCCTACGCCTCCGGGACCTCCGACGTGCCGCTGCTCGGCGAGACCATCGGCGCCAACCTCGAACGCACCGTCGCGGCCTTCGGCGACCGCGAGGCGCTCGTCGACGTGCCGACGGGCCGGCGCTGGACGTACGCGGAATTCGACGCCGCGATCAACGACGTCGCCCGCGGCCTGCTCGCCCGCGGCATCGCCAAGGGCGACCGGGTGGGCATCTGGGCGCCGAACTGCGCGGAGTGGGTGCTCGTCCAGTACGCCACCGCGAAGATCGGCGCGATCCTGGTCAACGTCAACCCGGCGTACCGGACCCACGAGCTGGACTACGTGGTCAGGCAGTCCGGCATGCGGCTGCTGATCAGCGCCGTCGGCTTCAAGACCAGCGACTACCGGGCGATGATCGGGGAGATCGGCTTCGCGGAGACGGTGTTCATCGGCACCGGCGACTGGGACGCGCTGGTCGCCGCCGGCGTCGGCGCCGACCTCACGGCTCGGGCAGCGACGCTCGCCTTCGACGATCCGATCAACATCCAGTACACGTCGGGGACGACCGGCTTCCCGAAGGGCGCGACGCTGTCGCACCACAACATCCTCAACAACGGGTACTTCGTCGGCGAGCTCGTCGGCTACACCGAACGGGACCGCATCTGCATCCCCGTACCGCTGTACCACTGCTTCGGCATGGTGATGGGCAACCTCGCCGCGACCTCGCACGGCGCGGCGATGGTGCTGCCGGCGCAGGGCTTCGACCCGGCGGCGGCACTGCGGGCGGTCACCGAGGAGAAATGCACTTCCCTGTACGGCGTGCCGACCATGTTCATCGCCGAGCTGGGGCTGGCCGACTTCCCGGCGTACGACCTGTCCAGCCTGCGTACCGGCATCATGGCGGGCTCCCCCTGCCCGGTCGAGGTGATGAAGCGCGTGGTCGCCGAGATGAACATGGCCGAGGTGGCGATCTGCTACGGCATGACGGAGACATCCCCCGTGTCCACGATGACCCGCGCCGACGACAGCCTCGACCGACGCACCGGCACGGTCGGCCGGGTGATGCCGCACCTCGAGTCGAAGGTCGTCGACCCGGCATCCGGCCTGGTCGTCCCCCGAGGCGAACCGGGCGAACTCTGCACCCGCGGCTACTCGGTGATGCTCGGCTACTGGAACCAACCGGAAGCCACCGCCGACGCGATCGACACGGCCCGCTGGATGCACACCGGCGACCTGGCCACGATGGACCAGGACGGCTACGTCAACATCGTGGGCCGCATCAAAGACCTGGTCATCCGGGGCGGCGAGAACGTCTACCCCCGAGAGGTCGAGGAGTTCCTCTACACCCACCCGGACATCGCAGACGTCCAGGTCATCGGCGTCCCGGACGAAAAATACGGAGAGGAACTGATGGCCTGGCTGGTCATGCGCCCGGACACCGAACCCCTGACAACCGAAGCAGTCCGCGAATTCTGCGCAGGCCGGCTGGCACACTTCAAAGTGCCCCGCTACATCCACGTGGTCGAAGGCTTCCCGATGACGGTGACGGGCAAGGTCCGCAAGGTCGAAATGCGCGAAAAGGCAGTCGAAATCCTGAACCTGCACAACGCCTCCCAAATCCGCAACGC